One window of the Candidatus Chryseobacterium colombiense genome contains the following:
- a CDS encoding DUF2207 domain-containing protein: MQKFLKFIFFLFFILGFAQDDNSLNENLSGTERILLFHSDINVDTHSSLHITENIKVHSLGDKIQRGIFRTLPLSRNLNNRTQKVKYDIISIKKNGIEEDYHEEIEDGFLKIYIGSKDVILEPGNYEYEIQYKTENQIGFFDKYDELYWNVNGNYWDFPIDTISAVVHLPIGANILQNSCYTGIAGSREQNCASKLLSGHSIEWRASGFQANYGLTVAVGFKKGIMIPPPPPSFLERFGILIGGFLVFLGLLYYYYSTWRKYGVDPEKPIVYPQFNVPDNLSPASLGYLKAESFKNKYVTAALVNLAIKGYVQIIEKDSSGLLGLFKSKYYTVKKLKIADEDLPKEEKKLMDYLFSSYRDTIDFDGKYDSKIEQAVLNCKEALKFQHDAFLNEGNNTKKLILPFLLISFVYFAGLFLSFRMFPEFEKIVMGMFLYGGLFIAFFIAGLLFKYFPALFKLFLGFPVFVFILIGVFIHKSSDFTIDNNFNICYIFIVLGFTSLIIYAFLIKRPSEEKLKIKSLIEGFQMYMGAAENEQLKFHNPPEMTPEVFEKYLPFAMVLGVDEIWGQKFDAMLSKMSTEYQNNWYVGSTLNRYAFASSLNSSLTSSIQSSSTQPSNNSSSGSGSGGGGFSGGGGGGGGGGGW, from the coding sequence ATGCAGAAATTTCTGAAATTTATATTTTTTCTGTTCTTTATTCTTGGTTTTGCCCAGGACGACAACTCATTAAACGAAAATTTGTCCGGAACAGAAAGAATTCTGCTTTTTCATTCGGATATCAATGTAGATACGCACTCATCTCTTCATATTACTGAGAACATCAAGGTTCATAGTCTCGGAGATAAAATTCAAAGAGGGATTTTTCGTACACTGCCTTTGTCGAGAAATCTGAATAACAGAACGCAGAAGGTAAAGTATGATATTATTTCCATTAAGAAAAACGGAATAGAGGAGGATTACCATGAAGAAATAGAAGACGGTTTCCTTAAAATATATATTGGAAGCAAAGATGTAATTCTCGAACCTGGAAATTACGAGTACGAGATTCAGTATAAAACAGAAAATCAAATTGGCTTTTTTGACAAATATGATGAGCTGTACTGGAACGTTAATGGAAATTATTGGGATTTTCCCATAGATACAATTTCTGCGGTGGTGCATCTTCCGATAGGAGCGAATATTTTACAGAATTCCTGTTATACTGGTATTGCTGGGAGTCGGGAACAGAATTGCGCCTCAAAGCTACTTTCGGGTCATTCCATAGAATGGCGTGCTTCCGGTTTTCAGGCTAATTATGGGCTTACGGTGGCTGTAGGTTTTAAAAAAGGAATCATGATTCCACCTCCGCCTCCAAGTTTTCTGGAGCGATTTGGGATATTGATCGGAGGTTTTCTTGTGTTTTTAGGATTGTTGTATTACTATTATTCAACATGGAGAAAATATGGAGTAGATCCTGAAAAACCTATTGTCTATCCTCAATTTAACGTTCCTGATAATCTTTCACCGGCATCTTTAGGGTATTTGAAAGCAGAAAGTTTCAAGAATAAATACGTAACGGCGGCATTGGTCAACCTTGCCATCAAAGGCTATGTTCAGATTATTGAAAAAGATAGTTCTGGTCTTTTGGGACTTTTTAAATCAAAATATTATACTGTTAAAAAACTGAAAATAGCTGATGAAGATCTCCCTAAAGAAGAAAAAAAACTGATGGATTATCTCTTTTCAAGCTATCGCGATACCATTGATTTTGATGGGAAATATGATTCTAAAATAGAACAGGCTGTTTTAAATTGTAAAGAAGCATTGAAATTTCAGCATGATGCTTTTTTAAATGAAGGAAACAATACAAAAAAACTGATTCTGCCATTTTTGCTGATTAGCTTTGTGTATTTTGCAGGCTTATTTTTAAGCTTCAGAATGTTCCCTGAATTTGAAAAAATTGTAATGGGAATGTTTTTATATGGAGGGCTGTTTATTGCATTCTTTATTGCGGGATTATTATTCAAATATTTTCCGGCTCTCTTTAAATTATTTTTAGGATTTCCGGTTTTTGTTTTTATTCTTATCGGAGTATTTATTCATAAAAGCAGTGATTTTACCATTGATAATAATTTTAATATCTGTTATATTTTTATTGTATTAGGGTTTACCTCACTTATCATCTATGCTTTTTTAATCAAGAGGCCTTCGGAAGAGAAATTAAAGATAAAATCTCTTATTGAAGGTTTTCAGATGTATATGGGAGCAGCGGAAAATGAACAGCTTAAATTTCATAACCCACCTGAAATGACTCCCGAGGTTTTTGAAAAATACCTTCCTTTTGCAATGGTATTAGGAGTGGACGAGATTTGGGGGCAAAAATTTGATGCAATGCTTTCGAAAATGTCAACCGAATATCAGAATAACTGGTATGTTGGTTCCACTCTAAATCGGTATGCCTTTGCAAGCTCACTTAATTCGAGTCTTACAAGTTCAATACAGTCTTCGTCAACACAACCTTCCAATAATTCCAGCAGTGGTTCTGGTTCAGGAGGTGGTGGTTTCTCCGGCGGAGGCGGCGGAGGTGGAGGTGGAGGCGGTTGGTAA
- the murA gene encoding UDP-N-acetylglucosamine 1-carboxyvinyltransferase, with protein MSGTFQIRGGKRLQGEITPQGAKNEALQILCAVLLTDEEVRIKNIPDIHDVNRLIEILADFGVKVTKNGHGDYTFKADSVNFDYVKSEEFKKDGAKLRGSIMLMGPMLARYGEAYMPTPGGDKIGRRRLDTHFQGLVELGAEFNYDEEQYFYSLKAKELNGKFILLEEASVTGTANIVMAAVLAKGKTRIYNAACEPYLQQLCKMLNRMGANISGIGSNLLTIEGVTHLRGTEHTMLPDMVEIGSWIGLAAMTKSEITIKNVNWNQLGVIPNTFRKLGIQLEQSGDDIYIPSQENYKIQKFIDGSILTISDAPWPGFTPDLLSIILVVATQAKGSILVHQKMFESRLFFVDKLIDMGAQIILCDPHRATVIGLNQETPLRGTTMVSPDIRAGNALLIAALSAEGKSIIHNIEQIDRGYENIDGRLKAIGADIERI; from the coding sequence ATGAGTGGAACATTTCAAATAAGAGGAGGGAAAAGATTACAGGGTGAAATTACCCCACAAGGAGCAAAAAATGAAGCTTTACAAATTTTATGTGCTGTTCTGTTAACAGATGAAGAAGTAAGAATAAAAAATATTCCGGACATTCATGATGTCAACAGACTGATAGAAATTTTAGCTGATTTTGGTGTAAAAGTGACGAAAAACGGCCACGGTGATTACACGTTTAAGGCTGATTCTGTGAATTTTGATTATGTAAAATCTGAAGAATTTAAAAAAGACGGTGCTAAACTAAGAGGATCTATCATGCTGATGGGACCGATGCTTGCAAGATACGGAGAAGCCTATATGCCAACTCCGGGAGGAGACAAGATCGGAAGAAGAAGACTTGATACTCACTTCCAGGGATTGGTAGAACTGGGTGCAGAATTCAACTACGATGAAGAACAATATTTTTATTCTTTAAAAGCTAAAGAACTTAACGGAAAATTTATTCTTCTGGAAGAGGCTTCTGTAACCGGAACAGCCAATATTGTAATGGCAGCTGTTTTAGCCAAAGGAAAAACAAGAATTTATAACGCTGCATGTGAACCTTACCTGCAACAGCTTTGCAAAATGCTGAACAGAATGGGGGCAAATATTTCAGGAATTGGTTCCAATCTTTTAACTATTGAAGGGGTAACTCATCTTAGAGGTACAGAACACACCATGCTTCCAGATATGGTGGAAATCGGATCTTGGATCGGACTTGCTGCCATGACAAAATCTGAAATCACGATTAAAAATGTAAACTGGAATCAACTTGGAGTCATTCCCAATACTTTCAGAAAACTAGGAATCCAATTGGAGCAAAGCGGTGATGACATCTATATTCCATCTCAGGAAAATTATAAGATCCAGAAATTTATAGACGGTTCTATTCTTACGATTTCAGATGCTCCATGGCCTGGATTTACTCCGGATTTGCTTTCTATCATTTTAGTGGTTGCCACTCAGGCTAAAGGAAGTATTCTGGTACATCAGAAAATGTTTGAATCAAGATTATTCTTCGTTGATAAATTAATCGATATGGGTGCACAGATCATCTTATGTGATCCACACAGAGCAACTGTAATCGGTTTAAATCAGGAAACTCCGTTAAGAGGAACAACAATGGTTTCTCCAGACATTAGAGCCGGAAACGCGCTTCTTATTGCAGCGCTTTCTGCTGAAGGAAAATCAATCATCCATAATATCGAGCAGATCGACAGAGGATATGAGAACATTGATGGCAGGCTAAAAGCTATTGGTGCTGATATTGAAAGAATTTAA